CGGCAGCGGGTCTTGAATGCGGAAGCCGGTGGTGTGGGTCAGCAGATCTCCCACAGTTACCGGAACCCCGAAGGGGTTGTCGAAGGCCATCGGACCGGTATAGACTTGAAAATCCGCTTTCAAATCTAGTTTGCCTTGCTCAACGAGCTGCATGGCGGCAGTCGCAGTGAAGGTTTTGGATACCGAGGCCAGACGGAAGACTGTTTTGTCAGGGTCTACCTTACTTTTGGCATCCTTATCCGCGAATCCGAAGCCTTCTTCGATAACCGTCTTGCCATCCTTCACCACCACAACAACCGCACCGGATAGCTGCGCTTTCACCGCATCCGAACTGAAGAATTGCTTGAGGAAGGCCGCAGCATTCTCTGTTGTCAGCGGCTTGGCCGCTGCGGTGGCAGCTGCCGGAGCGGTAGAAGCAGGGGGAACAGCGGCGGCCTGAACAGCCGGAGCCGTAAGTGTCAGAACCAGTGCAGCCGAAAGCACGGTCCTCGTCCAAAAGGCAGAGCGGCGTCGCAACAATGATAGTTTCATTCAATTCACTCCATTTCCATAGAATAACACGCACAGTGATAATACGTCTTATCCTGGAAATAGGTTCATTTAAATCGCAGCACCTCTTCCATCTTCTTCAGCTTTCTGTAGATTACCGACCGGTCAACGTTCAGGCGCTTGGCCGCCTCCGTCCCGTTCCCGGCACAATCCTGCAGCACTTTTTTGATATAATGGCCCTCCGCTACAGCAGTGAAATCCTTCAGACTTGCGAGCTGATGCTTATTCTTCTCAATGAAGTGGTCGAGGGAGAACCAGTCGCCAATCTGCTCCTCTTCCTGTATGCTCTGGCCCACATGCTCGGTCACCACCAGCCGCTCGATGTAATTCCTTAATTCTCTAACATTTCCATGCCAGGGCTGGTTCAGCATCTTATCGAATTCTTCGGCACTCAGCACATATTTCTTGCCGTACATCTCATTGAAGCTGGTGATGAAGCTGGAGATTAACCCTACCAGGTCCAGCTTCCGGTTACGCAGCGGCGGAATATGAATCGGAATCACATTAATCCGGTAATACAGATCTTCGCGGAACAGCCCCTTTTTGACCAGACTCCACAGATCCCGGTTGGTAGCTGCGATCACGCGGCAATGGACCGGAATATTCGTAATCCCGCCCACGCGTCTCACTTCATTATTTTCAAGCACCCGCAGTAATTTGGCCTGCATCTCCATCGGCAGATCGGCAATCTCATCGAGGAACAGCACGCCGCCATTCGCAATTTCGATCATACCCGCCTTGACCTCGGTCTGACCTTCAAGGACGCCCTTCTCATATCCGAACAATTCGTATTCGAATAGAGCCGGAGCAATCGCAGCACAGTTAATCGGAATGAACGGCCCCTTCCACTTCTCGCTCTTCAGATGGATATACTTGGCGATCACCTCTTTGCCTGTGCCGGATTCACCATAGATTAACACCTTGCTGTCATAGGAGGCGATCTGGTTGCAGACCTTGATAATCTGCTTCATCGCCAGACTCTCGGCCACGATGCCTTTCTTCTTCTCCGCCGCCATACCGCCTAACTGCTTATGGATCTGCTGGGCCACAGGCACATTCGCTTCATAATAGTTATGCTCCTGGCTGAATTCATTGGAGGTGGTAACTACCAGCTGTACCTCCCCGTCCTTATCCAGAATGGGAATCGCCGACGAGAACACATGGAAGCCTCTGGAGGTATTGACGGTATTGGTTACCTTTTGCTTCGTCGCAATAGCCTCCATCGTGATGGAATGACTGTAATAGCCCGCCTTCACCAGATCCTGGACGTTCGCCTTGAGCAGCTCCTCCAGATGGATGCCGATGGTTAGAGCGGTGAATTCATTGGAAATCAGGATATTCCCGTTCTGATCGGTAACAAATAACGTTGACGGATATTCTTCCACGAATTCGTCGAGCGCGGGTTTCCCTGTATTTTTGTTTTTTTTGGTCACATTCATCAGTCCTATACCATAATATGAACGCTTACATTCCGGCTAGACAAAAAGCCAAACAGCATCATTATTTAAATGATACCACTTGGCTAATGCAGATCAAACTTTAATTAAGCATGAACTACGGATTCAAAGGTTACTTTCCCCATCTTCTCCATCACTTCCTGCGCCTCAGCGAACATGGTGGTGATCATCTCTTCCACGGTGGTAATCTTGTTGACCATCCCGCAGATCTGTCCAGCCATGACGGATCCGGTATCGGTATCTCCTTCAAATACGGCTCTGCGCAGGGAGCCCAGGCTTAAGCTCTCCAGCTCTTCGCGCGAAGCCTTCTCATTCTCCATTCTGAGGAATTCGGCAATCATGCTGTTCTTAATGCTTCTTACCGGACCGCCAAGGCTGCGGCCAGTTACGGTTGTGCTGGTATCATCGGCGTTGATGACTGCCAGCTTGAAGTTCTCATGTGTCGGGCATTCCACGGTCGCGAGGAACCGGGTTCCAACCTGAACACCCTGGGCTCCGAGGGCAAAAGCAGCGGCAATCCCGCGTCCATCGGCAATCCCGCCGGCCCCGATTACCGGAATTGATACCGCGCTGGCGACTTGCGGCAGCAAGGCCATCGTCGTCGTTTCACCAACATGTCCGCCTGCTTCGGTTCCCTCGGCTACAATCGCATCCACACCGAGCGCTTCCATTTTCTTGGCGATTTTGACCGAAGGGACTACCGGAATCACGATAATACCATGTTCCTTCAGAATGGGCATATAGGGAGCAGGTGTGCCTGCGCCTGTCGTTACGATCTTCACGCCTTCTTCGATAATAACCTGGATCAGCTCAGGAATATTGTTCATCATCAGCATCAGGTTGACGGCAAACGGCTTGTCGGTGCTTGCTTTGGCCTTGCGGATCTCGTCACGGAGACGGTCAGCGGTGAAGCCGCCGGAGCCGATAATCCCCAGCCCGCCCGCATTGGAGACCGCGCCCACCAGTGGAGACACAGCAATCTGAGCCATACCGCCCTGGAAAATTGGATATTTAATTCCTAACAGTTGTGTAATCGACATTATAATTACCTCCATATATTAATTAATGTTGTTTTTAAGCTTATCCGGCGCTGCGGTAAAATTTGAACTTCCGGCCGCTGTTGTCAACAGATTTCTTTAATTTAATCCGCTTTTCGCGGTTGAAATCCGTTGACAAAGGCGGACGCTATCGCTCCTACAGTTTCAAATTTCCCCTCCGCTTCTTTTTGCTTTTCGTATAAATCTTAAATGCTTCTTATACAACTATTTTAAGCCGCCTTAGCCACTTCCGGCCCGGGCTTCTGCTTCTCCATAGCCTTGTAGACGAAGGTCAGGGCGAAGCCGACCAGGGAGATGACCAGCGCGATGTAAAAAGCATTCGTGAAGTTTCCGTCATTGGCTGCGGCTACACTGCCGGCAATTCTTGGTCCGAAGAACGCGGCTCCCGAGTAGCCGATGAAGGTGACACCGTAGTTCACGCCGTAATATTTCATGCCGAATTTCTCACCGACAATGGACGGGAAGATCCCCATCGTTCCGCCGAAGCATAAGCCGATCCCGGCAATGGCAATGGCAAACCCGGCTACAGAAGACGTTAGAGCAATCGTAAGCATCATAGCTGCAATAACCAGATAGATCATCAGCAGGCATTTCACGCGGCCGATTCTATCGGACACTGCACCCCAGAACACACGGCCCAGGCAATTGCTCAGTGAGTACAAGCTGACGTAGAGCGCAGCGGCGGCGGCAGTTAAGCCGAACATTTTTTGACCGATTACCGATGCATTCGCGGTTACCATCATACCAGACAGAGCGCCGATCAGGAACAGACAGGCAATCACATAGAATATCGGCTTCTTGATCATCTCATTCCATGGTACATTTACTCCCGCCTTGGCTGCTCCGGTTACCGGAGGGGTCCAGCCTTCAGGAGCATAACCGGCCGGGGCGGGTTTGACGAGCAGGCCAAGCCCCAGAATAATCACCAGGAAAACCACGCCGAGTGTAATTAAGGCAGACTGTACACCATTGCTGGTGATCAGCGCATTAGCGATAGGAGCGATAGCAATGGTGCCGCCGCCATATCCGGCTGTAACGATCCCCGCTGCCAGACCTCTTTTATCCGGAAAGAGCTTCACGCTGTTGCCGATGGTCGAGGAATACACGATTCCCTGGCCAATCCCGGTAATGACACCGTAGGTGATATACAGCATCCAAGGTGCAGTAGCCAGGCCCGAGAGAATGAAACCAATCCCGAACATCGCACCGCCGATGAAGACCGCCTTCTTGGCCCCCCCTTTATCCACCAGCTTACCGCCTAGAATCATCGGAATCGGGGAAATCGCTGCATTAATGGTAAAAGCAATCATAATATCCGGCATGCTCACGCTGAAAACCTTCGTTAATGGCAGTGCAAAAATACTGAAAGCATAAATGGCGCCTACACAGATATTAATGATCGTTGATGCAATCAAGATCCTCCAGCGGTTCAACTGTACGTTCATGGTATCATCCCTCTTTTAGTTGGTTTATAAGTTCAGCTTACGGTACTTACGGTACTTACGGTACTTACATTAACTACACTTCCTGCAGCACCCGGTTCTTATCGGCGATAATCGACTTCAGCATGCCCCAATTCTCCTGGAACATGGCCGCGTCCATCTCCTTCAAATTCGGTGAAATGACCGGCTCGAAGTCCATCTGATCCAGAATCTCTGTCTGCAGGTCGATGCCTGGCGCGATTTCGGTTAAGGTCATTTTACCGTTCAGCAGTTCAAAGACGGCGCGTTCCGTAACATACACAACCGGCTGCTGGACCTTGGCGGCATAAGATCCGCTGAAGGTGATCTGCTGTACCTTTTTGATGAATTTCTTGGCTTTGCCCTCTTGAATGATGTGCAGCTTGCCATTCTCTACCTTAATCTGCAGCCCGCCCGCTGTAAAAGTACCCGCGAACACCAGCTTTTTCGCCGCCTGAGAGATATTGATGAATCCGCCGCAGCCTGCTACCCGTGTGCCGAATTTGCTGACATTCACGTTCCCCGACTCATCCGTCTGGGCCAGGCCAAGGACCGACAGGTCAATGCCGCCGCCGTCATAGAAATCGAACTGGGCATCATGATCTACAATCGCCTCAGAGTTGTACGCATGACCGAAGTCCTTCAGCCCTGCGGGAACCCCGCCGATCGAGCCTGCCTCTGTGGTCAGAATCAGTTGGTCGTCCACACCCTCTTCAGCAGCAATGTTCGCTACATTCACCGGGATGCCGACGCCGAGATTCAGAATGGTATTCGGCTGAAGCTCTACGGCAGTGCGGCGGGAGATGATTTTGCGCTCATCCAGCGGCAGGATTTCAATCGAATCCACAGGCACTTTGACATGACCGGAGAAGGCCGGATTATACTGCGTATTCTCGGTCTGGTAATGATTCTCCGGGGTGGACACGACGAGGTAATCTACCAGAATGCCCGGAACCTTCACATCCTTGGGATTCAAGGTGCCGTTCTTGGCCACGGTCTCTACCTGGGCAATCACGATGCCGCCGGAGTTGCGGACCGCCTGGGCGATCGGCAGAACCTCCATGTGCAGGCCTTCTTTTTCCAGCGTCAGATTGCCGTTCTCGTCCGCTACGGTTCCACGGATCAGGGCGATCTGAATCGGGAAGGTCTTGTAGAACAGCCACTCTTCGCCTTCTAGTTCAATCACCTTCACGATGTCTTCCTTCGTAGACGGGGACATCTTGCCGCCCTCAACGCGGGGATCGACGAAGGTCTCCATGCCTACCTTAGTAATCACACCCGGACGCTTGGCCGCAATCTCGCGGTAGAGCTGGGTAATGACCCCTTGAGGCAGGTTATAGGCTTCGCATTTATCCTCTTCAATCAGCTTGGCCATTCCTGGGGAAGCGATGGCGATACCGCCAATCCAGCGTTTGATGAGGCCTTCATGTCCCAGGTGGCTCATGCCCTTATCGCGGCGGTTGCCGACTGCGCTGGCATGCATCACGGTCAGATTCTTCGGATGTCCAGTCTGCACGAAGCGCTCTTCAATGGCGATCCCCATCTCTTCTGCCCAGCAGGATAATCCGAATCCACTCGCTGCTACTGTGTCCCCGTCCTTGATAAGTTCTGCTGCTTTGGCTGCTGAAATTACTTTACTCATTTCATCTGCTCCTCTTTATGTGAATTATTTCACTACGTTTGTTAAAAAAAATATTCGCTGATCTGTGTGCCTCATTCTTGCTGATCTATGAGACTGAATTTCCTTGTGAAAGTTTTCTCAAGGTCATCGTAATACAGAAAAAAGGACCGGTCAATAGCTCCAAAACACCTTGAATTCAAGGCATTTTTCTGTTGTTTTTTTGCGACTGGCTTGTTTGAACTCAAAGCTTGGTCGTCGCTGCGGTGAACATTTGGACTTCCGGCCGCTGCCCAATTTAGATTTCCTGATTTGAACCGCTCCTAGCGGTAGAAATCTAAATACAAAGGCGGACGCTACCGCTCCTCCAGCTCCAAATTTCCCCTCCGCTTCTTTTTGCTTTTCGTTAATTTCTTTAGTGCTTCATCTGTATTCCGGCGGGACCCGCCAGTCGCAAAATAACCACACTATTTTCTCCAGCCAGGTTGGATGGGTATTAAATCAAGGGAGCCAGGGCATATCCTGTCCGGCGGATCAGACAAAGGGTTGGAGATGGGACTTCAAGGCATTGTAGCGCGGCTAAAAAAAATAAAATATTTTTCTTACAGGGGGTGAATTGCAGATTTGCAACAGCCTATCCGGGTAAAGACAGTTCAAAAAAGAGCCGAAGGGTTGTACACTATCGCTTGTATATGTTATATTTTGGACAATTTTAGCTGAAGAGGGGAAGCGCTATCATGGGGTATTCTGTGAAACAAACGATTGTCCGGGGAGAAACGTCGCTTGGGATTGAGTTCGGGTCTACGCGAATCAAGGCTGTGCTGATCGATCACCATTTTGAAACGATCGCCTCCGGCACCTATGAATGGGAGAATCAATTCAGTAATGGTTACTGGACTTACGATCTCAGTGAAGTGGTTCAAGGGCTGCAAGCCGCCTATCAGCAATTACAGCAAGCGGTTCAGCAGACCTATGGCGTCACACTGCAAACCGTCGGCTCCATAGGCTGCTCGGCCATGATGCAGGGGTATATTGCGCTGGATCAGGCGGGAGAGCTGCTCGTTCCCTTCCGTACCTGGCGCAATGCTACTACTGGCGCAGCCGCAGCGGAGCTAAGCAGCATATTCCAGTTCAAAATTCCCGAGCGCTGGAGTATCGCCCACTTGTATCAGGCTATTTTGAACGGTGAAGAGCATGTAGCCCGGATAGATTATCTTACGACGCTATCAGGTTACATTCACTTACTGCTGACGGGCCGCAGGGCTCTCGGGATCGGGGATGCCTCCGGGATGTTCCCCATCGATGAAGCCACGAAGCAATACAATGAAGATATGGTGAAGCAGTTCACCGGTCTAATTGCCGGCAGGGGCTACCCATGGAAGCTGCAAGATATCCTGCCTAAAGTGCATACGGCCGGTATGAATGCCGGAAATCTCAGCGAAGCAGGCGCCCGGCTGATCGACCCGTCAGGCCATTTGCAGGCCGGTATTCCGCTATGCCCGCCGGAGGGCGATGCCGGAACAGGCATGGTAGCGACGAATAGCGTGAGGAAACGTACCGGCAATATTTCTGTAGGGACATCGGTTTTTGCCATGTTTGTACTGGAGAAGAATTTAACAGCGGTCTACCCTGAGATTGATATCGTGACTACTCCGGAAGGCAGCCCGGTCGCTATGGTTCTTGCCAATAACTGTTCCAGCGATCTGAATGCCTGGGTCGGCTTGTTCCGTGAATTCTATGCAGCCATGGGGCTGACGCCCGACATGGATCAGTTATTCAGCGTCCTGCTGAACCAAGCACTGGAAGCGGATGCGGATGGCGGCGGCTTGCTGAGCTATGGCTACTATTCAGGCGAGAACATCACCGGACTTGCTGAGGGGCGTCCGCTGTTCGTCCGCTCTCCGCAGAGCCGCTTCACTCTGGCTAATTTCATGAGAGTTCATCTGTATAGCGCCTTTGCTGCGTTAAGACTCGGAATGGATATTTTGACCGGACAGGAACGGGTAACGTTTGACCATATTTCAGCGCACGGCGGATTGTTCCGCACCCCGCAGGTCGGACAGCGGATCTGTGCGGCTGCACTGAATGTTCCGGTCTCAGTCCTGTCTACGGCTGGTGAGGGCGGCGCATGGGGGATAGCGGTTCTGGCCTCTTATATGATGCATAAGGAGCCGGATGAGAGTCTGGCGGATTACCTGGCCTCTAAGGTGTTCTGTAATGTGGAAGGACAGGAGGTATCGCCTGACCCTACAGATGTGGACGGCTTTGCCTTATATATGGAGCGTTACACCAGGGGGCTGCCCATCGAGCAGGCGGCGGTAGATCATTTACTGGAGAACCGGAAGAGAGGAGATTTCGTATGAAAATAGATATGGGCAGGCTTACGGTATTGCTTACCTCCCTGCTGCTGGTATCCTCCGCCCCTTCGGCTTATGCTAAAGCGCCGGATGCCAAGGCAGGTAAGTGCAGAGCTACGGGCAATTACGTCTTGCAGTAGTATAAAAGGCAGCCATCCTCCCGTAGCGGGGGATGGCTGCCTTTGATTTATGCCAGGCTTGCGGCATAACTCGCCTGGGCCAGGCCCAGCATCATTTGCATTTGACTCTGCGGGATCTGCCCGGCGGACTGAGAGGTGCTTATTCCGCGAAAAAGCCACTTTTCACGCAAGCAACGGACTCCAGGGCTCTTATTGGTGGTAATTCCACCGATTAACATCACTTAGTGGACGAATAAGCGCATCTCAGTCCGATAGGCGGTGTAAAGTAGGCTTTTCCTCAAAATAAGGGCCCTACAGTCCGTTAGAAGCAGGCCGGAGGGTTCCGGGGGCCACCCGGGGTCAGAATCATTTCACGGAACGATTGTAACTCGCTCCATCCTCACCTCACAAATACACAAACGGCTCCTTCGCATCCACGAAGGTAACCGGAAGCCCGTCCACCAGCGGCGCCAGCCACTCGGCCATATACTTCATGCCCCATTCCTCAGAGCGCTCGTGGCCGATCACGATCATCGCTTTGTTCATGCCCAGCATGGCGGCATCATTCACGTAAGCGCATAAGGTCCACTCCGTTATATCGCCGCAGATCATCACATCCAGGTTCTTCTCCTGCATCAGCTCCATCGGCATTTGCTCTCTGCCCAGCCCGAGGCTGCCGCCTCCCACCAGAATGCCGATACGGGCACAGGCCGCTTGCGGGTTGCCGACAATCTGAATGACCTTCATGCCCAGCCGCTGCTTCAGGAAGCCGGCCAGCTCACCGACGGTGGTCTCCTCAATCTGATATCCCCAGGCATCCTTATCGTCCAGCTTCTTGTCCTCCCACTCCAGTTCCTTGAGCAGACCGTCATAGATCCGGTCGGTATCTGCCAGGTGCATATGGTCATGGAACCGCCAGATCGTGATTCCGTGTTCATCAATCAGCTTCTTCTTGGCCAGATATACCGGGTCCTGCTGCAGCCAGTCCAGCGAATCCATCCCGGTATAATAGGTTGGCTCATGGGTGATAATCAGGTTCGCTCCAAGCGCAATGGCTTCCTTGATCACATCCACAGTCGCCATGAACGTTGTGACAATTCCTGTGACCTCCATGTCTTCCTTGCCGCTGGCAAGCACATCACAGGTCTGTTCCAGCTTGCGTCCTCCGCAGCAATCGAGCAGAATCCGGTCAATAACCTCCTGCACATTCATCGCGCATTCTCCTTTTCATCTATTTATTGTCAGCCTGTCAGCCTTTGACAGCACCAATAATCACACCGCGGGTCAGGTATTTCTGCATGAACGGCAGGACGAACAGCACGGGCACAATGCCCAGAACCGCCATCGCCATCCGCACGGCCGTGCTTGGCAGCGATACGGACTCTGCCCCCAGTACGTTGCCGGCCTGGCCGGAATTGAGGAATTGGATGTTGCTCATCAGCTGCATCAGCAGATTCTGAATGCCGTATAATTGCGGCTTCGATACAAAATATAGCGCATTGATCCAGTCATTCCAATAGGCCAGGCCCATAAACATCCCGACGGTTGCCATGACCGGCATGGACAGCGGAAGCATGATGCGGAAGAAGGTCCGCAGCTCCGAGGCCCCGTCGATCTGGGCAGCTTCGATAATCTCCAGCGGCACATTATTCTTGAAATAGTTGCGGACCAGCAGGACGTTGAAGCCGTTCGCCAGCAGATTGGGCAGAATCAGCGCCCACAGCGTATTTTTGATATGGAAATATTGGGTCCACATGATATACGAAGGCACGATTCCCCCGCTGAACAGCATGGTGAAGAAGACGACGAACGCCAGCAGATTATGATATTTGAAATCGGACCGCGACATCGGATAAGCAAGCATACTTGTTATCAGCAGTCCAATGGCAGTTCCCAGGATCGTAACCAGGAAGGAGACGCCATAGGCTCTGATGAAGATGTACGCCGAGGACTTAATATACCGGTATGCGTCAAGACTTAGATGCTCCGGGAAAAAGCTGTACCCGTTGCGGATCAGAGTCGTCTCATTCGTGAACGAGGCAATGACAATCAGCAGGAAAGGTAAAAAAGCAAAAACTGTCAGCAGGAACATCACGACCGCAGAAAACACAGTAAACGTCCGTTCTCCTCTTGTTTGGATCATCTGTATTTCCTCCTAGAACAATGCGTTTTCTGGATTAACCTTCTTGACGATGGCATTAACCGTAAGCACCAGGGCAAAGCCGACCAGCGACTGATACAGACCGGCTGCCGCCGACATTCCAATATCATTGAGCTGCATCAAGGCGCGGTAGACATACGTATCAATCGTCTGAGTCGTGCTGTACAGCGCACCAGAGTTCATAGGCACCTGATAGAACAGGCCGAAGTCGGAGTTGAAAATCCGTCCCATGGACATCAGCACCAGCACGATGATCGTCGGCTTCAGCAGCGGCAAGGTAATCATGCGGATCTGCTTCAGCTTCCCGGCCCCGTCAATTTTGGCAGACTCGTAGATGCTCTTGTCGATGCCTGCAATAGAGGCGAAATAGATAATGGAACCGTAGCCTGCCGTCTTCCAGATCTGAATAAGCACCAGCAGATAAGGCCAATATTTCGCCTCCGAATACCAGTTAATCTCCGGAATCCCCAGCGGCCGCAGAATGGAATGATTCACGAATCCGCTATCGGCGTTCAGAAAGGCGAAGACGAGCAGCGAAAGCACGACCATCGAGATCAGATTCGGAAGAATCAGTCCGGTCATGAACAGCTTCGAGTAGAGCTTGTTCAGCAGCTCCGACATCAGAATGGCGATGATAATTGAAACTATGGTACCAAGCGCGATAAAGGCCAGATTGTACAAGAGCGTATTCCGGGTCATAATCCAGGCATCGCTGGTCTGGAACAGAAAGGTGAAGTTCTTGAAGCCGATCCAGTCACTGCCGAAGATGCCCTTCGCATAGTTAACATCCTTGAACGCGATGAACACCCCGAACATGGGAAAGTAGCTGTTGATGAGAAAGTACAGCAGGCCCGGACCCGCCAGAATCAATAAAGGAAGTGTTTTTTTGAGCGGTTTAGATTTAGGTTTGGCTGTCATGCCGGATTCACCTCCATTGCCGAAGGCAGAGCTTCCATAGCGGCTCTACCTTCAGCAGGCTTATTTAAGATTACTATTTTTGCGCGGCTAGCCATTGATCCAGTTGTTGCTGCTTGCTGTCTATAATGTCCTGCGCACCCGCATCCTTCAGCGCACTGTTGAACTTCGCAATAATGGTATCAGGGTCTACCGATCCGCTGACCAGTGCCGGCAGGAATTGACTCACTACGTTGGTCACCGCACTCATCTGCGTCTTCACCTGACCTTGGTCAAAGATAAATCCGAAGTATGGGGATCTGGCGGTATCCTTGTTCTCCTGGAGCTTCAGTTCCACATCCGACCAGTTGATTCCCTCCATCTGATACTGGAGTGACTCGGAGCCTACGATCCCGGAGCTGAGCATCGAGGTATAAGGAACCGTATTGGCGTCCATGCCCTCAGGGAATTTCACATGATGCTCATCCACCTTGAGATAATCCTCCCCTTCGATTCCGAAAAGAATGGTGTTAATCAGCTCTTTGTCGGTATACAGCAGGTTCAGGAACTTGACGGCAGCTTCCGTCTCCTTGGAAGTGCTGGAGACCATCCAGGTTACAGAGTTCACGGCACTGGTATCGAAGTAGAACGGGGCGATCCGCTTGGTCTCAATGTTTTTCCCGACTTGAGCACTCAGCTGCTTGCCAACCTCCATACCGCTGTACCCTCCCAGGAAAGAGAAGCCGCGCCCGGAGGAGACCATCTCCATCGCTGTAATCGTCGTGGTCGCGGTATCCTTCTGCAAGTAGCCCGCATTGAACCACTCCCGCATCATCTGAATCCCATTCTTGAACACATCGGATTCGTAGAAGTTCACGACCTTGCCGCTGTCCCCGATGACCACACCGACTCCGGTGGTATCGGTCAGGTAATCCACCTTGCTGGCACCCTTCATCCAGTTCACAAGTCCCGTATCTGTCGGATTCACATTAATCGGGCCAAACGGAACTACATCCGGTGACTTCTTCTTCACAGCTGCGAAGACCGCAGGCAGATCCTCCACCGATTGGATCGAGTCAGCCGACACTCCTGCGTCTGTCAGCATATCGGCGTTGAAGATAATATTGGTAGGCAGCGCCATGCCTTTATTCACAGGAATCCCGTAGATATGTCCATCCATCGTGGTGGTCTTGAGAATATCCGGACCGAAATCCTTGTCCAGAATGGCGGTTAGCTCCTTACCATGCTCGGGAAGCAGCTCTTCGAGCGGAGCCACCTGACTCTTGGACACATAGTTGGAGAACTGTCCGAGCGTGGTGAAGACGTCCATTTTCTCCCCGC
This genomic interval from Paenibacillus sp. FSL H8-0332 contains the following:
- a CDS encoding carbohydrate ABC transporter permease, with the translated sequence MIQTRGERTFTVFSAVVMFLLTVFAFLPFLLIVIASFTNETTLIRNGYSFFPEHLSLDAYRYIKSSAYIFIRAYGVSFLVTILGTAIGLLITSMLAYPMSRSDFKYHNLLAFVVFFTMLFSGGIVPSYIMWTQYFHIKNTLWALILPNLLANGFNVLLVRNYFKNNVPLEIIEAAQIDGASELRTFFRIMLPLSMPVMATVGMFMGLAYWNDWINALYFVSKPQLYGIQNLLMQLMSNIQFLNSGQAGNVLGAESVSLPSTAVRMAMAVLGIVPVLFVLPFMQKYLTRGVIIGAVKG
- a CDS encoding ABC transporter permease subunit, translated to MTAKPKSKPLKKTLPLLILAGPGLLYFLINSYFPMFGVFIAFKDVNYAKGIFGSDWIGFKNFTFLFQTSDAWIMTRNTLLYNLAFIALGTIVSIIIAILMSELLNKLYSKLFMTGLILPNLISMVVLSLLVFAFLNADSGFVNHSILRPLGIPEINWYSEAKYWPYLLVLIQIWKTAGYGSIIYFASIAGIDKSIYESAKIDGAGKLKQIRMITLPLLKPTIIVLVLMSMGRIFNSDFGLFYQVPMNSGALYSTTQTIDTYVYRALMQLNDIGMSAAAGLYQSLVGFALVLTVNAIVKKVNPENALF
- a CDS encoding extracellular solute-binding protein translates to MNNKKGLGSLLLSMVICGSLLSACGGNSNTTSEGSGNTEAKAKVAEIVFALPSFNRIPDDLSKVTNAINAITTEKIGVKVDFRLFGPADYAQKVNLALQSGEKMDVFTTLGQFSNYVSKSQVAPLEELLPEHGKELTAILDKDFGPDILKTTTMDGHIYGIPVNKGMALPTNIIFNADMLTDAGVSADSIQSVEDLPAVFAAVKKKSPDVVPFGPINVNPTDTGLVNWMKGASKVDYLTDTTGVGVVIGDSGKVVNFYESDVFKNGIQMMREWFNAGYLQKDTATTTITAMEMVSSGRGFSFLGGYSGMEVGKQLSAQVGKNIETKRIAPFYFDTSAVNSVTWMVSSTSKETEAAVKFLNLLYTDKELINTILFGIEGEDYLKVDEHHVKFPEGMDANTVPYTSMLSSGIVGSESLQYQMEGINWSDVELKLQENKDTARSPYFGFIFDQGQVKTQMSAVTNVVSQFLPALVSGSVDPDTIIAKFNSALKDAGAQDIIDSKQQQLDQWLAAQK